ATTACAGCTATCATTTTTGAACCTCCTTAAAATCTTCTGATGAATAAAAAAACCATATCCTTTTTACGAATATATCTCGCAATTTGGATATGGTTTTCTCTTATTCTCTACCATATTATTTTTATTTTTTGATATTCTAACATATCAAAGTTAACTTTAAGTAAAATCACTCGTTTTCTATCCAACCTTTAGCTCTTTTTACAGCTTTTTTCCAACCTTTGTATAATTTTTCTTTTTCTTCTTCATCCATATTTGGTATAAAAAGAGAATCTCTTTTCCATTTATCTAATAGCTCTTTTTGTCCTTCCCAATATCCCACTGCTAGACCAGCCAAATATGCAGCACCTAGTGCGGTAGTTTCGCCAACAACGGGTCTTTCTACTTGGATACCAAGGATATCTGATTGAAATTGCATTAAAAAGTTGTTGGCAGATGCTCCTCCATCTACCCTCATAGTTTTTAGTTGAATATGAGAATCAGCTTCCATAGCTTCTAAAACATCTCTTGTTTGGTAAGCTATAGATTCCAATGTAGCCCTTATAATATGTGCTTTAGACGAACCTCTTGTTAAACCTACTATTGTACCTCTTGCATACATATCCCAATACGGTGCGCCGAGTCCCGTGAATGCTGGTACAACATACACACCACCGTTGTTTTCAACTTTTGTTGCAAAATATTCAGTATCAGGAGCGCTATCGACAATTTTTAATTCATCCCTCAACCATTGGATAGCTGCTCCTCCTACAAAAATAGATCCTTCTAAAGCATAATAAACTTTTCCATTAACTCCATAAGCTATGGTTGTTAACAAGCCGTGTTTTGATAAAACTGGTTCCTCTCCCGTATTCATTAGCATGAAGCAACCAGTTCCATATGTATTTTTAATCATCCCTTTGTCATAACATACTTGCCCAAATGTAGCAGATTGTTGGTCACCAGCTATACCAGCAATTGGAATCTCTGCACCAAATATATCTTTATCTGTATACCCAAATATCTGACTGGAAGGCTTAACTTCTGGCAATAAAGATTCAGGGATTTGAAGCTCTTTTAAAAGATCTTCATCCCATTTTAAATCAAAAATATTGTATATCATCGTTCTAGATGCGTTAGTGTAGTCTGTTACATGTACCTTTCCATTTGTTAATTTCCAAATCAGCCATGTATCTATCGTACCAAATCTTAACCGACCTTCTTCCGCTTTGCTTCTTGCACCCTCAACATTATCTAAAATCCATTTTATTTTTGGACCAGAAAAATACGCATCTATCATCAATCCTGTTTTATTTTTTACTATATTATCTAAACCTTTATTTTTTAAACCGTCACATATTTTAGATGTTCTCCTATCCTGCCAAACTATGGCATTATAAATAGGTTTGCCTGTTTCAGCATCCCATATTACGGTAGTTTCTCTTTGATTTGTTATACCAATTGCACTTATTTGGCTTCTCTTTATATTGGCACGAGCTATTGCATCAGCCATAACTCCCATGGTATTAGCCCATATCTCATTTGGATCGTGCTCTACCCATGCGGGTTTTGGATAATATTGAATAAACTCCTGTTGAGCAACGCTAACAACGTTACCATCATGGTCAAATATTATTGCCCGTGAACTAGTTGTTC
This Petrotoga sp. 9PW.55.5.1 DNA region includes the following protein-coding sequences:
- the glpK gene encoding glycerol kinase GlpK, with the translated sequence MEKYILAIDQGTTSSRAIIFDHDGNVVSVAQQEFIQYYPKPAWVEHDPNEIWANTMGVMADAIARANIKRSQISAIGITNQRETTVIWDAETGKPIYNAIVWQDRRTSKICDGLKNKGLDNIVKNKTGLMIDAYFSGPKIKWILDNVEGARSKAEEGRLRFGTIDTWLIWKLTNGKVHVTDYTNASRTMIYNIFDLKWDEDLLKELQIPESLLPEVKPSSQIFGYTDKDIFGAEIPIAGIAGDQQSATFGQVCYDKGMIKNTYGTGCFMLMNTGEEPVLSKHGLLTTIAYGVNGKVYYALEGSIFVGGAAIQWLRDELKIVDSAPDTEYFATKVENNGGVYVVPAFTGLGAPYWDMYARGTIVGLTRGSSKAHIIRATLESIAYQTRDVLEAMEADSHIQLKTMRVDGGASANNFLMQFQSDILGIQVERPVVGETTALGAAYLAGLAVGYWEGQKELLDKWKRDSLFIPNMDEEEKEKLYKGWKKAVKRAKGWIENE